A genomic region of Natrarchaeobaculum sulfurireducens contains the following coding sequences:
- a CDS encoding VirB4 family type IV secretion system protein, which translates to MSSPLSVGGVSVTDLEQSLASLEPTHIVAGLVLVGVLLGVGVKTYRDRANDDEEEVDLSALLDEETLEAGDVEGELLEDIAERHKSAVAPSAITWETRAAQVGEQWTSTLYIADYPDYPKDGYLNELFELTDIEFDLTVHITPKNQQKARDELQRVADDLQIDADLEQSVRGAYLQERANEAVSTYKAVENGSRVFDQGMFVTVRADTKEALRESVRIIRSRLREQPAGLSPKTAICKQYLALQAAAPIGSNPFGREAISLGGAVGALLASPHNATILEDGGVEFGTHWKNESPVVIDPFARENGYAMFTIGDPGSGKSFGAKQNFIRSIEQSEDRIGIILEPLNNWAGVAEALGGTRITVGGDMGLNPLEIKPTPERIQRAMGEDASPYREKLDSVMSFLSNYFALRGIQLGDKRTTLETAIEEAYARKGITDDIATHDNESPTMRDVLDILEEMVDNAEGFVVRTDEEARKIESDATWLIDQLRSFAEDGRYENLGRPTEFDLRDEKVIYLDLAQQEGSLGGSTSLIMQLLITLVYERAKETDKEVVFVIDEARYLMQDAASLEYLEIVFRHHRHHDLSIRMITQTVDEFFQHTESEAILDQCAIKQFHHLDGMDQHWANEFGLNSAQMRFVQDAVPGSEDIGYSEALVGVDGDWRGIEVHALEKEKDVIDFDAKEQSRTELPGVSEEVGRQPEEDTRPDETAPKEQQDADREVLTWSDGGDRPNA; encoded by the coding sequence ATGAGTAGCCCACTCTCTGTTGGCGGCGTCTCTGTCACCGATCTCGAGCAGTCTCTCGCGTCACTCGAGCCGACTCACATCGTTGCAGGGCTGGTTCTGGTTGGTGTCCTCCTCGGTGTTGGCGTGAAGACCTATCGGGACCGAGCGAACGACGATGAGGAAGAAGTCGACCTCTCAGCCCTCCTGGACGAGGAGACACTCGAGGCCGGTGACGTCGAAGGAGAGCTCCTCGAGGATATTGCTGAACGGCACAAGAGTGCTGTTGCTCCATCGGCGATCACGTGGGAGACGCGAGCTGCACAGGTCGGTGAGCAGTGGACGTCCACGCTGTACATTGCCGACTATCCCGACTACCCCAAAGACGGCTACCTGAACGAACTGTTCGAACTGACCGATATCGAGTTCGATCTCACCGTCCATATCACACCGAAAAATCAGCAGAAAGCCCGTGACGAACTCCAGCGAGTCGCGGATGATCTCCAGATCGATGCGGACCTCGAGCAAAGCGTTCGCGGTGCGTACCTGCAGGAGCGGGCCAACGAAGCAGTATCGACGTACAAGGCGGTCGAGAACGGCAGCCGTGTGTTCGATCAGGGGATGTTCGTCACCGTCAGAGCAGATACCAAGGAAGCACTTCGAGAGTCAGTTCGAATCATCCGGAGCCGCCTTCGCGAGCAGCCCGCCGGTCTCTCACCGAAGACGGCGATCTGTAAGCAGTATCTTGCACTCCAGGCTGCGGCCCCGATCGGATCGAATCCGTTTGGCCGCGAAGCGATCTCGCTCGGTGGCGCCGTTGGCGCATTACTCGCCTCACCGCATAACGCGACGATTCTCGAGGACGGCGGTGTGGAGTTTGGAACCCACTGGAAGAACGAAAGTCCCGTCGTGATCGATCCGTTCGCTCGCGAAAACGGGTACGCAATGTTCACCATCGGCGATCCTGGCTCCGGAAAGTCGTTTGGTGCGAAGCAGAACTTCATCCGTTCGATCGAACAAAGCGAGGATCGAATTGGGATCATCCTCGAGCCACTGAACAATTGGGCTGGCGTCGCCGAAGCCCTCGGTGGAACGCGGATTACGGTCGGTGGCGATATGGGACTGAACCCACTCGAGATCAAGCCGACACCGGAGCGGATCCAGCGAGCGATGGGTGAGGATGCGAGTCCGTATCGAGAAAAGCTTGACAGCGTGATGAGCTTCCTCTCGAACTACTTCGCCCTCCGTGGCATCCAACTCGGCGATAAACGAACGACACTCGAGACGGCCATCGAAGAAGCGTACGCTCGAAAGGGAATTACGGACGACATCGCGACACACGATAACGAGAGCCCGACGATGCGAGACGTCCTCGATATCCTCGAGGAGATGGTCGACAATGCAGAGGGGTTCGTGGTTAGAACCGATGAAGAGGCCAGAAAGATCGAGTCGGATGCAACGTGGCTGATCGACCAGCTCCGGTCCTTTGCAGAGGACGGCCGCTACGAAAATCTTGGGCGACCGACCGAGTTCGACCTTCGCGACGAGAAAGTCATCTACCTCGACCTGGCCCAACAGGAGGGCAGTCTGGGCGGCAGCACGAGTCTCATCATGCAGCTGTTGATCACGCTGGTCTACGAACGAGCGAAGGAGACGGACAAGGAGGTTGTGTTCGTTATCGACGAGGCTCGGTACCTGATGCAGGATGCAGCGAGCCTCGAGTACCTCGAGATCGTGTTCCGTCACCACCGTCATCACGACCTCTCCATTCGGATGATCACCCAGACCGTTGATGAGTTCTTCCAGCACACTGAGTCCGAGGCGATCCTCGATCAGTGTGCGATCAAGCAGTTCCACCATCTCGATGGGATGGACCAGCACTGGGCCAACGAATTCGGGCTGAACTCGGCACAGATGCGGTTCGTACAGGACGCTGTCCCCGGAAGTGAGGACATCGGGTATTCGGAGGCGCTCGTCGGCGTCGACGGTGACTGGCGAGGTATCGAGGTCCACGCACTCGAGAAGGAGAAGGACGTGATCGACTTCGACGCCAAAGAGCAATCTCGAACAGAGCTGCCCGGAGTCTCTGAAGAAGTTGGACGACAACCCGAAGAGGATACGCGACCAGACGAGACGGCGCCCAAAGAGCAGCAAGACGCGGATCGTGAGGTGCTGACGTGGTCAGACGGAGGTGACCGTCCCAATGCGTGA
- a CDS encoding ATP-binding protein, which yields MREYIRVTPTSEELHTTEIPAALESLHKLTNPNVRGLSDRLNPFADTAPPTFEFLAVSEGEDEPVEFYYGVDQPAHLETLEKRLKTIYPRTFDITRCELDLERKLIQPVEYTQNEYRERLADGRLLESPDTDEQVDHEQDGVERTDGGRSIVDDEPELANLETEANDIERDESVLEYTSDASTKDGDSAFDEETSSTSESATIFTRPSFEEVEPIGVQWYGRAERKRDWMTTIKSFANRDPDPTEYDTEQPPLATLIDHLTELEYPIAFQVVWQRKAEWGADAELRIEDLRDGRDTFGQRYIGPLFEIGEIDPEDRQQNLGTEAQNRIDRIQAKHPKRTFTVNARAVAVPAPDDGETDDRIEIQLDQLAQSLNALDGPFYELEGHRLRSKGVLNRMKRKRARAVLENILDGELATGRGKCRPDLVLNADELANLTVVPSSQDLTVEGSRGTRSEQRSRNPLPRPHPDLMDEFREGMAIGYAIDENGETEDEPVCIPPSLLPTHYVRAATTGGGKSKSLTNDKLSLYEQTDGPIILIDAKGDGLCEDYMQAHARRFGVDDLEENVVHFPIPEVLPGFAFFNIERQLENGVRRVDAVQNKADHYEEILKMVMGEERYERAVVAPTLIKYLIKTLYDDEYGRENGRYRESVDYFAHDQLEYVVDQLWRAGPPEPEEGAAPRSNHPQVQRRIDRQLQLDSNTFATVMGGVSNRLDYISQDEHLRRVFNNTESQFDFRDVLDDRKVILFDLSGLRDDSAKAMTGVILTELYNALKERGDGLQQKPDDYVVNLIIDEASSLAVSDVMNTLLEKGRSFRLSVGLSLQFPEQLDVKGGREVYLNVLNDVGSPIIGKIAVDNEIAKVMAHEDMDPVEFANRIRSLPRGEWIVRLPSPTFGETGPEPFSLAPLPIPPGHPESDDPLTDREKQAFQNALERIHERADTEHGVVTDAPPSTQTPMAVRDEFDLPTDDLDVALATVIRSVQLQHGVRKENGWVPAPDVDDELRRRFEAVDADPPAIAELGDVRERSHLIEVTLDSERDDIVVRLTEDGESIAAPDTGHVRAAGGEKHDAALLDVEQILSEYGFAVTVFTQDGSEKPDARATHPDSEHVFDIEVESTTPENPVKVLQNLKRAHEAGHIPLFVVGSDEANQDRLSTAARVDRILSSPVNTLESGDVRLYTTDTYITFDGGAHRRKGVTAVRPLTDGSKRTNWLLDEGSYVLLNENGNELTRVTSFESLTREDVPAVYSYNQTSGEFVVYEHGNKHRYDTKAEFEREWARIKRPFVPDVDLPAVDFNCREYAVLALSSNDTDDASLVIYDDGETIPLSDIHEWLSSPTQNSDRDFTEAETEQHADVNGSSDTQEIPEEAYDDPDTAIASFVDACLCTADEGSLTPDEVYAAYEMWASDHGISVESKNWFARRLGEHIEFERETVYRDGKTIRCYAGLALHPEVKQ from the coding sequence ATGCGTGAGTATATTCGAGTGACACCAACCTCTGAAGAACTTCACACCACAGAGATTCCAGCCGCACTGGAGAGCCTGCACAAACTGACGAACCCGAATGTACGTGGGTTGTCGGACCGGCTGAATCCGTTTGCTGATACTGCCCCGCCGACGTTCGAATTCCTCGCTGTCAGTGAGGGCGAAGACGAGCCGGTCGAGTTCTACTACGGTGTTGACCAACCAGCACACCTCGAGACGCTCGAGAAACGGCTCAAGACGATCTACCCGCGGACGTTCGACATCACGCGGTGTGAGCTGGACCTTGAGCGAAAACTCATCCAACCAGTCGAATACACGCAAAACGAGTATCGGGAACGACTTGCAGACGGAAGATTGCTGGAGTCTCCAGACACTGATGAACAGGTAGACCACGAGCAAGACGGAGTCGAGAGAACTGACGGTGGCCGGTCGATCGTCGACGACGAACCCGAGTTGGCTAACCTCGAGACGGAAGCCAACGACATCGAACGTGACGAATCAGTCCTCGAGTACACATCCGACGCGTCTACTAAAGACGGGGATTCAGCGTTCGATGAAGAAACGTCGTCCACTTCAGAGTCCGCGACCATCTTCACCCGGCCATCATTCGAGGAGGTCGAGCCGATCGGTGTCCAGTGGTACGGTCGGGCCGAGCGCAAACGCGACTGGATGACAACTATCAAATCGTTCGCGAACCGGGATCCAGATCCAACCGAGTACGACACTGAGCAGCCTCCACTCGCGACGTTGATCGATCACCTCACCGAACTCGAGTACCCAATTGCGTTCCAGGTGGTCTGGCAGCGCAAAGCCGAATGGGGTGCTGACGCGGAGTTGCGAATCGAAGACCTTCGAGATGGACGAGATACGTTTGGGCAACGGTACATCGGCCCGCTGTTCGAGATCGGCGAGATTGACCCAGAGGACCGACAGCAGAATCTCGGGACCGAAGCCCAGAACCGAATCGACCGGATCCAAGCTAAACATCCAAAGCGGACGTTCACCGTCAATGCTCGAGCAGTTGCAGTACCAGCGCCCGATGATGGCGAGACGGACGACCGTATCGAAATCCAACTTGATCAACTCGCTCAATCGCTGAACGCCTTGGATGGCCCGTTCTACGAACTCGAGGGACACCGACTCCGATCGAAGGGCGTGTTGAATCGAATGAAACGAAAACGTGCTCGAGCGGTCCTCGAAAATATTCTCGATGGAGAACTGGCCACAGGTCGAGGGAAATGTAGGCCGGACCTCGTGTTGAACGCTGATGAGCTCGCGAATCTCACTGTCGTCCCATCGTCCCAGGACCTGACGGTCGAAGGAAGCCGTGGTACGCGTTCTGAGCAACGCTCTCGGAATCCGCTCCCACGACCACACCCGGATCTGATGGACGAGTTTCGAGAGGGCATGGCAATCGGATATGCGATCGATGAGAACGGTGAGACAGAGGATGAACCGGTCTGTATCCCGCCGTCGTTACTTCCGACTCATTACGTCCGTGCGGCAACCACTGGCGGCGGAAAGTCGAAATCACTGACCAACGACAAGCTCTCGCTCTACGAGCAGACCGACGGGCCGATCATCCTGATCGACGCAAAGGGCGACGGCCTCTGTGAGGACTACATGCAAGCCCACGCTCGTCGATTCGGTGTCGACGATCTCGAGGAGAACGTCGTACATTTCCCGATTCCCGAGGTACTCCCCGGATTTGCGTTCTTCAACATCGAGCGCCAACTCGAGAATGGTGTCCGGCGCGTCGACGCGGTCCAGAACAAGGCCGATCACTACGAGGAAATTCTGAAGATGGTGATGGGTGAGGAGCGCTACGAGCGAGCAGTCGTCGCGCCAACGCTCATCAAGTATCTCATCAAAACGCTCTATGACGACGAATATGGCCGTGAGAACGGTCGCTACCGAGAGAGCGTCGATTACTTTGCCCACGATCAACTCGAGTACGTCGTCGACCAACTCTGGCGGGCTGGACCACCAGAGCCTGAGGAAGGGGCTGCCCCACGCTCGAATCATCCACAGGTGCAACGACGGATCGATCGTCAGCTCCAGCTTGATTCGAATACCTTCGCAACGGTGATGGGTGGGGTAAGCAACCGCCTCGACTACATTTCCCAGGACGAGCATCTCCGGCGGGTGTTCAACAACACTGAGTCGCAGTTCGACTTCCGCGACGTCCTCGATGATCGCAAGGTAATTCTGTTCGACCTCAGTGGGCTTCGCGATGACTCGGCGAAGGCGATGACGGGTGTGATTCTGACGGAGCTTTACAACGCGCTGAAAGAGCGTGGTGACGGTTTGCAGCAGAAGCCGGATGACTACGTGGTCAATCTGATAATCGATGAGGCCTCGAGTCTGGCCGTCTCTGACGTAATGAACACGCTGTTGGAGAAGGGACGGAGCTTTCGGCTTTCAGTGGGGCTCTCACTGCAGTTCCCCGAGCAACTCGACGTCAAGGGCGGCCGTGAGGTCTACCTGAACGTTCTGAACGACGTCGGGAGTCCAATCATCGGCAAGATTGCCGTCGACAATGAGATTGCGAAGGTAATGGCGCACGAAGACATGGACCCCGTCGAGTTCGCCAATCGGATCCGGTCACTTCCACGTGGCGAGTGGATTGTCCGCTTACCGAGTCCAACGTTCGGTGAAACTGGGCCGGAGCCGTTCAGTTTGGCTCCGCTACCGATTCCGCCAGGCCATCCCGAGAGTGATGATCCCCTGACTGACCGTGAGAAGCAGGCGTTTCAGAACGCGCTCGAGCGGATTCATGAGCGGGCGGACACCGAGCACGGCGTCGTAACGGACGCGCCGCCTAGTACTCAGACACCGATGGCCGTTCGTGATGAATTTGACCTACCCACTGATGATCTTGATGTAGCGCTTGCGACGGTCATTCGAAGCGTCCAACTTCAACACGGGGTTCGGAAGGAAAACGGATGGGTACCTGCTCCAGATGTTGACGACGAACTTCGGAGGCGCTTCGAAGCAGTTGATGCAGATCCACCTGCAATTGCAGAGCTTGGTGACGTTCGAGAGCGATCACACCTAATCGAGGTTACGCTCGATTCAGAACGGGATGATATCGTCGTTCGGCTTACTGAAGACGGTGAATCCATCGCTGCGCCAGATACGGGGCACGTTCGAGCAGCAGGTGGCGAAAAACATGATGCTGCACTACTGGACGTGGAGCAGATCCTCTCCGAATACGGCTTCGCCGTCACCGTATTCACTCAAGACGGGAGCGAAAAGCCCGATGCTCGAGCGACACATCCTGACTCTGAGCACGTCTTCGACATCGAGGTTGAGTCGACGACGCCGGAAAACCCAGTGAAGGTCTTGCAGAACCTGAAACGAGCACATGAAGCTGGACACATTCCTCTATTTGTTGTCGGCTCTGATGAAGCGAATCAAGATCGGTTGTCGACGGCAGCCCGTGTCGATCGAATTCTTTCGTCGCCGGTTAACACACTCGAGTCAGGAGATGTCCGTCTGTATACGACTGATACGTACATCACGTTCGATGGCGGTGCACATCGACGAAAAGGTGTCACTGCAGTACGCCCCCTCACTGATGGGTCCAAGCGAACGAACTGGCTTCTCGATGAGGGTTCGTACGTTCTTCTCAATGAGAACGGTAACGAACTCACTCGGGTTACGTCATTTGAGTCACTTACACGGGAGGACGTTCCAGCGGTCTACAGCTATAACCAGACCAGCGGAGAGTTTGTCGTCTACGAACACGGGAACAAACACCGGTACGATACGAAAGCAGAGTTCGAGCGTGAGTGGGCTCGAATCAAGCGTCCATTTGTTCCCGATGTTGACCTTCCAGCAGTCGATTTCAATTGTCGTGAGTACGCTGTTCTCGCACTGAGTTCGAACGATACTGACGACGCCTCACTTGTTATCTATGACGATGGTGAGACAATCCCGCTTTCAGACATCCATGAGTGGCTCTCGAGTCCAACGCAGAATTCCGATCGTGACTTCACGGAGGCAGAGACCGAGCAGCACGCAGACGTCAACGGGTCATCCGATACCCAGGAGATCCCAGAAGAAGCGTATGATGATCCTGATACCGCGATTGCGTCGTTTGTCGACGCCTGCCTCTGTACTGCAGATGAAGGTTCCCTTACTCCGGATGAGGTCTATGCAGCGTATGAGATGTGGGCATCGGACCACGGTATCTCGGTCGAGAGCAAGAACTGGTTTGCTCGTCGTCTCGGAGAACATATCGAGTTCGAGCGTGAGACTGTCTATCGGGATGGCAAAACGATCCGGTGCTACGCAGGATTAGCACTCCACCCAGAGGTCAAGCAATGA
- a CDS encoding phage NrS-1 polymerase family protein, producing the protein MSETEAPINGGTIPEALIERAQWICWRAEDRDGKTTKVPVDPETGNFASTMDDRTWTVFERALEYATSGAADGIGFVFTATDPLVGVDLDDCRDPETGEPLEPAPSIIEQLDSFTEVSPSGTGYHVILEGDLPDGRNRHGSIEMYDQARFFTVTADHVDGTPASINERQEALEEVHEEFIASKVSGAADTVDADPPNTGTRDQSLELEDEDLLEKARSASNGEKFDRLWRGSTAGYDSKSEADMALCCLLAFWTGGDRTRMDHLFRQSGLIREKWDEVHYADGSTYGEKTIERAIGATDEFYDPSATGSGKTTETGVESPFEGHVQNDASRPEQTYLEEKNRLLEQRVDELEGTIAEQREQLEMLTAERDELRTLLDQREEELEKIRDQLVDERSVRSRMKRLFRSS; encoded by the coding sequence ATGAGTGAGACTGAAGCACCAATTAATGGGGGGACGATTCCGGAAGCGCTCATCGAACGAGCCCAGTGGATTTGCTGGCGAGCAGAGGATCGCGATGGGAAGACAACGAAAGTGCCAGTCGATCCAGAGACAGGAAACTTTGCATCGACGATGGACGACCGGACGTGGACTGTGTTCGAGCGAGCGCTCGAGTACGCGACGAGTGGTGCAGCTGATGGGATCGGATTCGTCTTCACGGCGACGGATCCGCTGGTCGGTGTGGACTTAGATGACTGCCGCGATCCTGAGACAGGCGAACCACTCGAGCCGGCGCCGTCGATCATCGAACAGCTAGATTCGTTCACCGAAGTCTCCCCGTCGGGAACGGGATATCACGTAATCCTCGAGGGCGACCTTCCCGATGGTCGGAACCGGCATGGCTCGATCGAGATGTACGATCAAGCTCGCTTCTTTACGGTGACCGCAGACCACGTCGACGGAACACCGGCGTCGATCAACGAGCGCCAGGAGGCACTCGAGGAGGTTCACGAGGAATTCATCGCATCCAAGGTGAGTGGCGCGGCTGACACTGTTGATGCCGATCCACCGAACACAGGGACTCGTGATCAGTCACTGGAACTCGAGGATGAGGACCTCCTAGAGAAAGCACGGTCGGCGAGCAACGGGGAGAAGTTCGATCGACTGTGGCGTGGATCCACAGCTGGCTACGACAGCAAGTCGGAAGCCGATATGGCGCTGTGTTGTTTGCTTGCATTCTGGACCGGTGGGGATCGCACACGGATGGACCATCTCTTTCGACAGTCTGGACTGATCCGCGAAAAGTGGGACGAGGTTCACTATGCGGATGGGTCGACGTACGGTGAGAAAACGATCGAACGGGCTATCGGTGCAACGGACGAGTTCTACGATCCGTCAGCAACTGGCTCAGGAAAGACGACGGAAACTGGAGTCGAATCTCCGTTCGAGGGCCATGTCCAGAACGATGCTTCGAGGCCTGAGCAGACCTACCTCGAGGAGAAAAACCGACTGCTCGAGCAACGAGTCGATGAACTCGAAGGGACCATCGCTGAGCAACGTGAGCAACTAGAGATGCTCACCGCAGAGCGTGACGAGCTGCGTACGCTCCTCGATCAGCGAGAGGAGGAATTGGAGAAAATTCGTGATCAACTTGTAGATGAGCGATCCGTCCGTAGTCGCATGAAGCGGTTGTTTCGAAGCAGTTGA
- a CDS encoding DUF7437 domain-containing protein, with translation MDFEQTSMTDTDRIRPDGGIDALDPPPTDIMDEETLDPAALAQNAPRLETVVQLLNQPALARVYVYVCYWGPVSPPEIMDGLELSKSTTYEYADQLVDLGLVDRDDSTRPQQLTADPIIIVEQYVPIVITPTVLHALAMQEVDEDVEYFMDRYGAGKLIAALRGAGLHFAGKTTQRMVATDIDVRETEAMMIIYALEPALTVGRTHDPFFEHLFPDVHDQMDLPSLDEVDGAPKESDSHE, from the coding sequence ATGGACTTCGAACAAACGAGTATGACCGATACGGATCGCATTCGTCCCGATGGTGGAATCGACGCGTTAGACCCACCACCGACAGACATCATGGACGAAGAGACGCTCGACCCGGCAGCGCTTGCCCAGAACGCACCTCGCCTCGAGACAGTCGTTCAACTCCTCAATCAGCCAGCGCTGGCTCGTGTGTACGTCTACGTCTGCTATTGGGGGCCCGTTTCGCCGCCGGAGATTATGGACGGTCTCGAGCTATCGAAATCGACGACCTACGAATACGCCGACCAGCTGGTCGACCTCGGTCTCGTCGATCGAGATGACTCGACACGTCCGCAGCAATTGACGGCCGATCCGATCATCATCGTCGAGCAGTACGTCCCCATCGTCATCACGCCGACGGTCTTGCACGCACTTGCGATGCAGGAAGTTGACGAGGATGTCGAGTACTTCATGGACCGCTACGGTGCTGGCAAACTCATCGCTGCGCTGCGAGGTGCAGGATTACACTTCGCAGGGAAGACGACCCAACGGATGGTCGCCACCGATATCGACGTTCGCGAGACCGAAGCAATGATGATCATCTACGCGCTCGAGCCAGCGCTGACTGTGGGCCGAACCCACGATCCGTTCTTCGAGCATCTGTTTCCGGATGTCCACGACCAAATGGACCTTCCTTCTCTTGACGAGGTAGATGGTGCCCCCAAAGAGTCAGATTCCCACGAGTGA
- a CDS encoding outer membrane protein assembly factor BamB family protein, with the protein MYLATRHRLWALDANDGELRWEHHIDGSAGLKYIDGRLYQLNWDLQAPELVARSPDGDEQWRTTVSQQIRGVHEQNGYVFVAGRNRYWVLHADTGQIVRGRDDWVRNMASAGDSLYAASSGILVRYDVDGRTLEERWRAQSEYPTESGQPVIMEDQICDLQYQPSADDGDVVLYSSAGEKRHRIDLDYRPYRLTVTENGLIVSPSATSDGPLLAIRSDGSQRWTADVSGHASAIAANETVYAGYPLVALDVESGERLWKQDSIRPVQLAATDSTLYAVTGDSRLVALRE; encoded by the coding sequence GTGTATCTCGCAACGCGGCATCGACTGTGGGCACTCGACGCCAATGACGGAGAGCTTCGGTGGGAACACCATATCGACGGCTCCGCCGGACTGAAATACATCGATGGACGCTTATATCAGCTGAACTGGGATCTTCAGGCACCGGAGCTGGTGGCTCGCTCACCCGATGGAGACGAGCAATGGCGAACCACCGTTTCACAACAAATCAGAGGCGTTCACGAGCAGAACGGATACGTGTTCGTCGCAGGTCGGAATCGGTATTGGGTGCTCCACGCTGACACTGGTCAAATCGTGCGTGGGCGCGACGATTGGGTGAGAAACATGGCGTCAGCTGGCGATTCGTTATATGCTGCCTCTTCGGGGATTCTCGTCAGGTACGATGTTGATGGTCGGACACTCGAGGAGCGGTGGCGGGCACAGAGTGAGTATCCCACGGAATCGGGCCAGCCTGTGATTATGGAGGATCAAATCTGTGACCTACAGTATCAACCCTCTGCGGACGATGGAGACGTGGTGCTCTACAGTTCCGCAGGAGAGAAACGACACAGAATCGACCTCGATTACCGACCGTACCGGCTCACAGTTACCGAGAACGGCCTGATCGTCTCGCCGTCCGCGACGAGCGACGGGCCCCTCCTTGCGATACGATCTGACGGTAGTCAACGATGGACGGCTGACGTGAGCGGGCACGCCAGCGCGATTGCTGCCAACGAAACAGTGTATGCTGGGTACCCATTGGTCGCACTGGATGTCGAGTCCGGTGAACGTCTCTGGAAGCAAGATTCAATCCGGCCCGTCCAGCTTGCCGCTACGGACTCGACGCTATACGCCGTAACGGGAGACAGTCGCCTCGTCGCCTTACGTGAGTGA